The Streptomyces camelliae genome window below encodes:
- a CDS encoding zinc-dependent alcohol dehydrogenase: protein MSASASQVVVEAPGRHRVEEHTPREPGPGEALVTVHAVGICGSDREVYQGNRPEGYVRYPLTPGHEWSGTVRAVGAGVPVSLVGRKVVGEGFRNCQVCDRCHAGETTLCTDGYEETGFTQPGAMAATLTLPARLLHALPDDADLTAAALLEPAACIAAAALKGNAQPGERVAVVGTGTLGMFAVQFLKAISPGELLVVGTRRDREALSRQFGATDFRVKDQELPDDFDVVIETAGSASAARTAAALLRRGGRLVLTGIPAPGADGLDPTDLVVRQLEVHTVFGAPPDAWAHTVRVFGAGLLDPLPLVTHELPLTEFAQAIDLVGAGDPKVGKVLLRP, encoded by the coding sequence GTGAGCGCCTCCGCCTCCCAGGTCGTCGTCGAGGCGCCGGGCCGGCACCGGGTCGAGGAGCACACGCCTCGCGAGCCCGGCCCCGGCGAGGCACTGGTCACCGTGCACGCGGTCGGCATCTGCGGCAGCGACCGCGAGGTGTACCAGGGCAACCGGCCCGAGGGGTACGTCCGTTACCCGCTGACACCGGGCCACGAGTGGTCGGGAACGGTGCGCGCGGTGGGCGCCGGAGTGCCGGTGAGTCTGGTCGGCCGCAAGGTCGTCGGCGAGGGTTTCCGCAACTGCCAGGTGTGCGACCGCTGCCACGCGGGCGAGACCACGCTGTGCACCGACGGCTACGAGGAGACCGGCTTCACCCAGCCCGGCGCCATGGCCGCCACGCTCACCCTGCCGGCCCGGCTGCTGCACGCCCTGCCGGACGACGCCGATCTCACGGCGGCCGCCCTGCTGGAGCCGGCCGCCTGTATCGCGGCGGCCGCGCTGAAGGGGAACGCCCAGCCGGGTGAGCGGGTCGCGGTGGTCGGCACCGGGACGCTCGGGATGTTCGCCGTGCAGTTCCTGAAGGCGATCTCGCCGGGCGAGCTGCTGGTGGTCGGCACCCGGCGCGACCGGGAGGCGCTCTCACGGCAGTTCGGGGCCACCGACTTCCGCGTCAAGGACCAGGAGCTCCCCGACGACTTCGACGTCGTGATCGAGACCGCCGGGTCCGCGTCCGCCGCGCGCACCGCCGCCGCCCTGCTCAGGCGCGGCGGACGCCTGGTCCTGACCGGGATCCCGGCGCCGGGCGCGGACGGGCTGGACCCGACCGATCTGGTCGTACGGCAGCTGGAGGTGCACACCGTCTTCGGGGCGCCGCCGGACGCCTGGGCCCACACCGTACGAGTCTTCGGCGCCGGGTTGCTGGACCCGCTGCCGCTGGTCACGCACGAGCTTCCGCTGACCGAGTTCGCCCAGGCCATCGACCTCGTCGGGGCCGGCGATCCCAAGGTGGGCAAGGTGCTGCTCCGCCCCTAG